The proteins below come from a single Serratia fonticola genomic window:
- the potD gene encoding spermidine/putrescine ABC transporter substrate-binding protein PotD, whose product MKKWSHLLAAGMMALSLGSANAADDGKTLYFYNWTEYVPPGLLEQFTKETGIKVIYSTYESNESMYAKLKTYRDGAYDLVVPSTYFIAKMSKEGMLQKIDKSKLSHFNDLDPNLLHKPFDPNNDYSIPYIWGATAIGVNSDAIDANTVTAWADLWKPGYKGRVLLTDDAREVFQVALRKLGYSGNTTDPKQIEAAYNELKKLMPNVLAFNSDNPGNPYMEGEVDLGMVWNGSAYVARQAGTPLEIVWPKEGGIFWMDSLAIPANAKNVEGALKLIDFLLRPEIAVQVAETIGYPTPNLAARKLLPKEIANDKSLYPDDAVIENGEWQNDVGETSTLYETYFQQLKAGR is encoded by the coding sequence ATGAAAAAGTGGTCACATCTGCTCGCAGCCGGGATGATGGCACTGAGCCTTGGCTCGGCAAACGCCGCGGACGACGGCAAAACGCTCTATTTCTACAACTGGACCGAGTATGTCCCGCCTGGGCTGCTGGAACAGTTCACCAAAGAAACCGGTATCAAGGTGATTTACTCCACCTATGAATCCAACGAAAGCATGTATGCCAAGCTCAAAACCTACCGGGACGGCGCGTACGATCTGGTAGTCCCTTCCACCTATTTCATCGCCAAGATGAGCAAGGAGGGGATGCTGCAAAAGATCGACAAAAGCAAACTCAGCCACTTTAACGATCTCGATCCCAACCTGTTGCACAAGCCGTTCGATCCCAACAACGATTACTCCATTCCCTATATCTGGGGCGCCACCGCCATTGGCGTCAATTCGGATGCCATTGATGCCAACACCGTAACTGCCTGGGCCGATCTGTGGAAACCGGGATACAAAGGCCGCGTACTGCTCACCGATGATGCACGTGAAGTGTTCCAGGTCGCGCTGCGCAAACTGGGTTATTCGGGCAATACCACCGATCCTAAGCAGATAGAGGCTGCCTATAACGAGCTCAAGAAGCTGATGCCAAACGTGCTGGCGTTTAACTCCGATAATCCGGGTAATCCGTATATGGAAGGTGAAGTCGATCTGGGCATGGTATGGAACGGTTCCGCCTATGTCGCGCGCCAGGCCGGTACCCCATTGGAGATCGTCTGGCCGAAAGAAGGCGGGATCTTCTGGATGGATAGCCTGGCCATTCCGGCTAACGCCAAGAACGTTGAGGGAGCGTTGAAGTTGATCGACTTCCTGCTGCGCCCAGAGATCGCGGTGCAGGTGGCGGAAACCATCGGTTACCCTACTCCCAATCTGGCCGCGAGAAAGCTGCTACCTAAAGAGATCGCCAACGACAAGTCGCTGTATCCAGATGATGCGGTGATTGAGAACGGTGAATGGCAAAATGATGTGGGTGAGACCAGTACGCTGTATGAAACCTACTTCCAGCAGCTAAAAGCTGGGCGC